The following coding sequences are from one Verrucomicrobiota bacterium window:
- a CDS encoding putative porin produces MTRKSIPAWALLALLSLTAPPLHAQQDQALIDALVRKGILSQKEAEQIQAEVEKEADQTPAPPQNKIKIGDWVDELRLSGEIRLRNQWDDSTPQLPKAPRQTTYTNHSQRDRWRFRLRLNADFKLKGNFFGGVQLSTSQNGATDSSNQTLGQGFDNYSIYITRAFLGWAPADGLTFVGGKQPNPFYTTEMVWDPNVNPQGLVERIDFHKLFNLSFGESSYAKDGKAPAAPPPEKPANALEVSLIAGQFIFFDNNESNLVTSGTGRVNQDAYLFETQLLTRLKLGKALAITVAPALFVTNDSVAGLAGNPPIALQNTQPFQGPTRDQLILLAPGDVSFLIGKIPVKAYWDLAYNFSGDDRWNNEYGPLYSNVTFNRAGTAITGFPAANRIGPSFSDNFAYEVGVKIGENKKQGDFAIFGDWRQVGLTSVDPNLNTPDFALSSLNTQGIRLGLAYNVTDYATFAVTWYHSWALTRNLFGGAATGTIPASTINNSIAPFNHVDVLQVDFLVNF; encoded by the coding sequence ATGACCCGAAAGAGTATCCCTGCATGGGCGCTGTTGGCCCTGCTCTCCCTGACAGCCCCTCCCCTGCACGCCCAACAGGATCAAGCGTTGATCGATGCGCTTGTCCGCAAGGGGATCCTTTCCCAAAAGGAGGCTGAGCAGATCCAGGCCGAAGTCGAAAAGGAGGCCGATCAAACCCCTGCGCCTCCACAGAACAAAATCAAAATCGGCGACTGGGTCGACGAATTGAGACTTTCCGGCGAAATTCGCCTCCGCAACCAGTGGGACGACAGCACTCCCCAACTGCCGAAGGCGCCCCGGCAGACCACCTATACCAACCACTCGCAGCGCGACCGGTGGCGCTTCCGCCTGCGCCTGAATGCCGACTTCAAGCTCAAGGGCAACTTTTTCGGCGGTGTCCAGTTGAGCACTTCCCAAAACGGCGCGACCGATTCCTCCAATCAGACCCTGGGACAAGGCTTCGACAATTATAGCATCTACATCACCCGCGCGTTCCTTGGATGGGCACCGGCGGATGGTTTAACCTTCGTCGGCGGCAAGCAGCCAAATCCCTTTTACACCACCGAAATGGTTTGGGATCCGAACGTTAACCCCCAAGGGCTGGTCGAGCGCATCGACTTTCACAAACTTTTTAATTTGAGCTTCGGTGAATCGAGTTACGCCAAAGACGGTAAGGCACCGGCCGCGCCGCCACCTGAGAAACCGGCCAACGCGCTCGAAGTCAGTTTGATCGCCGGTCAGTTCATTTTTTTCGACAATAACGAGTCTAACCTGGTCACGAGCGGCACGGGCCGCGTTAATCAGGACGCCTACCTGTTCGAAACCCAGTTGCTGACCCGGCTGAAGCTCGGCAAAGCGCTCGCCATCACGGTGGCTCCCGCCCTGTTTGTCACCAACGATTCGGTGGCGGGCCTGGCCGGCAACCCACCCATTGCGTTGCAGAACACGCAGCCTTTCCAGGGACCGACCCGTGACCAACTCATCCTCCTGGCCCCCGGCGACGTGAGTTTCCTGATCGGCAAGATCCCCGTCAAGGCCTACTGGGACCTGGCCTACAACTTCAGCGGCGACGACCGCTGGAATAACGAATACGGCCCGCTGTACAGCAACGTAACCTTCAACCGGGCCGGGACCGCAATCACGGGTTTTCCCGCAGCAAATCGCATCGGACCTTCGTTCTCCGACAACTTTGCCTATGAGGTCGGAGTCAAAATCGGTGAGAACAAAAAGCAGGGCGATTTTGCGATCTTTGGTGATTGGCGGCAAGTTGGCCTGACGTCGGTCGACCCGAACCTAAATACGCCCGACTTCGCCTTGAGCAGCCTTAACACTCAAGGGATTCGGTTAGGTCTGGCCTACAATGTCACCGACTACGCGACGTTCGCCGTAACCTGGTACCACTCCTGGGCTTTGACCCGCAA